One Gammaproteobacteria bacterium genomic window, AATCCTGGTACTTAATGGTCCCAACCTGAATATGCTGGGTATTCGCGAACCTAAGCACTACGGTTGCGTGACGCTGGCCCAAATCCAGCAACAGCTAGAGCAGCGAGCCAAACAGCTCAATCTCTCACTGGATTTTTTTCAAAGCAATGCTGAACACTCGCTGGTAGAGCGTATTCATCAGGCGTTCCATGACGGCGTGGACTTTATCATCATCAACCCGGCAGCCTTTACCCATACCAGCATCGCCATCCGTGATGCGCTCGCGGCAACCGCCATATCCTTCATTGAGGTTCACCTCTCCAATGTGCATGCGCGAGAAGCATTTCGTCACCACTCATACCTTTCTGATCTCGCCATAGGCGTGATCTGTGGCCTGGGTGACCAAGGTTACGAATACGCCTTACAGGCTGCCAACCAACACCTCACAAACACAGGTTCATAAGATTATGGATATACGCAAAATAAAAAAACTCATTGAACTGCTTGAAGAGTCTGACATTGCTGAAATCGAAATCATCGAGGGCGAAGAGTCACTTCGCATCAGCCGTGGCACCACCCAGACCATTGTTCAAGCCGCGCCCGCTACCGCCCTGCCGCCCGCCACAACGGCCGCACCCGTAGTAGAAGCCCCGGCTGAGCCTGAAATTTCAGGCCATCAAGTAACATCACCCATGGTCGGCACCTTCTATCGCTCCTCATCTCCCGGCGCGAAACCGTTCGCCGAGGTAGGTCAATCTGTAAATGCCGGTGATACCATCTGCATCATTGAAGCGATGAAGCTGCTCAACCAGATCGAAGCGGACAAAGGCGGCATTATCAAAGCGATTCTTGTTGAAAATGGACAGCCTGTCGAATATGGACAGCCCATCTTCATTATCGAATAAAGATCAAGGAGCCTGAATAATCGGCACCTCACCAACTAACCGGGTCTATCCATGTTTGATAAAATAGTAATTGCTAACCGTGGCGAAATTGCACTTCGCATTCTTCGCGCCTGCCGTGAAATGGGCATCCAGACCGTTGCCGTTCACTCTGAAGCTGATCGCGACCTGAAACATGTTCGCATGGCAGATGAGTCCATCTGCATAGGCCCGGCCTCCTCGACCGACAGCTACCTCAAAGTACCCGCACTGATCAGCGCGGCTGAAATTACAGATGCCCAGGCCATTCACCCCGGCTATGGCTTTCTCTCTGAAAATGCCGACTTTGCTGAACGCGTTGAAGATAGTGGCTTCGTTTTCATCGGCCCAAAGGCTGAAACAATCCGCATCATGGGTGACAAAGTTGCCGCAATCAACTCAATGCTTAAAGCCGGTGTTCCCACCGTGCCTGGCTCGGGCGGCCCACTGGGCGAAAATGGGGATGAAAACTTACGCATCGCCAAAAAAATTGGCTATCCGGTCATCATCAAAGCAGCCGGTGGCGGCGGCGGGCGTGGTATGCGCGTAGTACATAGCGAATCTAACCTGCTTGACGCTATCTCACTGACCAAAACCGAAGCGGGCACCGTGTTTGGCAATGACATGGTCTACATGGAGAAGTTTTTAGAGAACCCGCGCCACATCGAATTCCAGATGCTTGCTGATACACATAGCAATGCGATCCACCTCTGCGAACGTGACTGCTCCATCCAACGCCGCCACCAAAAAGTGATCGAAGAAGCCCCCGCCCCCGGCATCAGTGACGAACAGCGTCAGCGCATCGGAGCACGTTGCGCCCAAGCCTGTATCGACATCGGCTACCGTGGCGCAGGCACCTTTGAATTTCTTTACGAAAA contains:
- the accC gene encoding acetyl-CoA carboxylase biotin carboxylase subunit; this translates as MFDKIVIANRGEIALRILRACREMGIQTVAVHSEADRDLKHVRMADESICIGPASSTDSYLKVPALISAAEITDAQAIHPGYGFLSENADFAERVEDSGFVFIGPKAETIRIMGDKVAAINSMLKAGVPTVPGSGGPLGENGDENLRIAKKIGYPVIIKAAGGGGGRGMRVVHSESNLLDAISLTKTEAGTVFGNDMVYMEKFLENPRHIEFQMLADTHSNAIHLCERDCSIQRRHQKVIEEAPAPGISDEQRQRIGARCAQACIDIGYRGAGTFEFLYENGEFYFIEMNTRIQVEHPVSEMITGVDLIKEQIRIAAGEPLAYQQSDIKINGHAIECRINAEDPDNFIPSPGKITAYHAPGGLGVRVDSHIYAGYTVPPHYDSMIGKLITHGENREVALARMRTALSEMVIEGIKCNIPLQQKICSDSGFMVGGTNIHYLEKMLGLSTHA
- the aroQ gene encoding type II 3-dehydroquinate dehydratase, whose protein sequence is MAKILVLNGPNLNMLGIREPKHYGCVTLAQIQQQLEQRAKQLNLSLDFFQSNAEHSLVERIHQAFHDGVDFIIINPAAFTHTSIAIRDALAATAISFIEVHLSNVHAREAFRHHSYLSDLAIGVICGLGDQGYEYALQAANQHLTNTGS
- the accB gene encoding acetyl-CoA carboxylase biotin carboxyl carrier protein — its product is MDIRKIKKLIELLEESDIAEIEIIEGEESLRISRGTTQTIVQAAPATALPPATTAAPVVEAPAEPEISGHQVTSPMVGTFYRSSSPGAKPFAEVGQSVNAGDTICIIEAMKLLNQIEADKGGIIKAILVENGQPVEYGQPIFIIE